In the Alistipes provencensis genome, AACAGAACACCCCCGGTACGCTGTCGATGCGCTCGATGGGCGGTGCGGGTGTGGCCATGCGTATGCCGGGTACGCTCAACCTGCTCAATCCCGCGGCGTACAGCGCGGCTCCGCAGAAGACCTTCCTCTTCAACTTCGGGTTGGAGGGACAGAACTACTACAACTCGCAGAAGGTGGCCGGGGAGTCCAAGCGTACGGCGTACAATACGTTCAACTTCCACGACATCGCCTTTCAGATGCCGCTGGCCAAGAAACTGGGACTGGGATTCAGCCTGACGCCTTACAGTTCGGTGGGTTACCGGACCAAGTACTACCACGAGTACGATCCGAACGACCCGGTGTACGGCAATGTGGGTAATATACAGTATAACTATCAGGGCGAGGGCGACGTGACGGAGGTGAAGCTCGGCATCGGCTGGGAGGTATTCAAGAACTTCTCGATCGGCGTGGCCGCCCAGTACTACTGGGGCGATATCGACCGCACGTTCGTGATGACCCCGACGGCGATCGTCGGCGAAGGAACCTTTACCTCGACGGTGGGGACCGACAATTACAGCATCTCGAGCATCAAGGGGCAGGTCGGCGTGCAGTGGGCCGCGATCCAGAACCGGAAGCGTATTCTGACCGTCGGAGCCGCTTATGATTTCGGCGGGGACCTGAACCCGGAGGTGACCAAACAGCTCTACATCGGCGACCTTTACAACACCATCGTCAAGGGCGATACGACGCACCTGAAACTGGTGCTGCCGAGCCAGTTGGCTGCGGGACTTACCTATCAGACCGAGAAATGGGTCATCAGCGCGGATTACGTCTACCAGAACTGGGGCGGCCGCAACAAGGGTTACGAAATGACGGGCGTGAGCGGCAAGGGCGACGAAAAGACCTCCTACAAGGTCGCGTATACCAATACGAGCACGTTCAAGGTAGGTGTGGAATACACGCCGAACCGGTATGACATACGTCATTTCCTGAAGCGCTGGTCCTACCGGGCGGGTTTCCGCTACGGCAGCTACAACCAGACCTTCAACGGCGACCGGCTTGCGCAGTACGCCGTGACGGCGGGCATCGGGATTCCGGTGAAGCTATGGGCCGTCTCCGGAATCGACGTGGGTGTCGAGTACGGCCGCCGCGGTTACAACGTGGCCGACCGGTTGGGACTGGTCCGGCAGCAGTATTTCAAATTCGCGGTGGGCTTCACGCTCTTCGCGGGTCAGGAGAACGGCGAATACTGGTTCATGCGTCCCAAATACGAATAAGACAGGCAAACAACACAAAACAAAAATTAATCTGACCGATGAAAAACGTTAAATTCCTGCTTTCTGCCGTCTGCGCGCTCTTTGCAGTCGCGGCGATGGCGCAACAAGATTTCAGCGACCCGAAGTATGCGGCTTGGGGGGATACGCCCGAGGAGCGTCAGCAGAACATTCTGAACAGTAACTTCCTCAAGGAGTCGTGCGACAACAAGGACTACAATGCCGCCGCACACTACCTCAAGGAGCTGCTCGACAAGTGCCCGAAGGCTTCGGAGAATACTTTCGTGCGCGGCACCACACTCTATAAGAACAAGATCAACCGTGCCAAGAGCCTCGATGAGAAGAACATGTACATCGACTCGCTGATGCTGATCTACGACCTGCGCAACGAGTACTTCGGCGATCATCCGAAGCGCGGCACGGCCTACATCCTCGACCGTAAGGCCCGTGAGTACCTGATCTATAAGCCTGCCGACCGCAAGGGCATCCGTGAGGCGTTCCGTGCGGCCCTCGAGGCCGGCGGCGAGAGCACCGATCCCGAGACCGTAGTGGCTTATTTCTCGAACCTCTGCGACGACTACAAGAATACCGACGAGGTGATGCCCGACGAGATTATCGCCGAGTACGACCGCCTGACGCCGTTCTTCGAGAAGAACCCCGAGGCTGCCGAGTACAAGAGCCAGTTCGACGCCGCATTCGGACTGAGCGGCGCCGCCAGTTGCGAGAACCTCGAGAAGCTCTTCCGCAGCAAGTTGGAGGCCAATCCCGATGACGAGGCGCTGCTGGCGCAGGCCGTGGGTCTGATGTCGCGTGCCAAGTGCGACGGCGACTACTACTTCTCGATCGCCGAGAAATACTATCAGGTAAAACCGTCGTCGGAGACGGCGATGTTTCTGGCTCAGGCATTCCAGAATAAGAAGGATTTCACGAAGGCCAAGACTTACCTGAACGAGGCGCTGGAGGTGGAGAAAGATCCCGCCGAGCGTCAGAAGCTGCTCGTGCGCATCGCACTGGTGGGTCTCGTGTCCAATGACATCCCGGGTGCCGCCGCCGCTGCGCGTCAGGCCCGCGACCTGAATCCCGAGGACGGTGTTCCCTACTTCGTGCTGGCACAGTGCTACGCTTCGTCGGCTGCGGCCTGCGGCGGGTTTACCGGACAGGCGACCTATTGGGCTGCTTACGACACGATGGCCAAAGCCGTCGAGCTGCTGCCGAGCGATTCGGAATACCTCGAACACGCCAAAACCTCGATGAGTGCATTCCGCAGCCGCTTCCCCAGCTCGGAGGAGTGCTTCTTCAACGAGCTTCAGGAGGGCGCACGCTACACGGTGAACTGCGGTACCGCTGCCGGTATTTCGACCACCGTGCGCACCCGCTAAGCCGTTCCAACGGGGTTTCCGATGGGAAAACGCACTGCAAGATATCTCAGGGTAGCACTCTCCGTAGCGGGGAGTGCTATCTTGCTATTCTCTTGCGGGGAGCCCGACGCGGCCGCATCGGGTTCCGCAGAGACGATGATGACCGAGTACAGCGAGAACCTCTCGGTGGTGATGTCGCAGAACGGCCGCCGTTCGTACCATTTCCTGACACCGCTGCTCGAAGGTTATTCGCAGGCCCGCGAACCCTACCGCGAATTTCGCAAGGGGGTGAAGATCACTACCTATAAGAACGATTCGCTTTCGGAGGTCGACGCCGTGCTGACGGCCAACTACGCCATCTATTACACCGACCGCGAACTGTGGGAGGCCAAGGGTAATGTCGTGGTCGAGAAATCCGACGGCAAGACGCTCTATACCCAGCAGTTGTTCTGGAATTCGCGTACCAAGAAGATTTACTCGAACGTCGATTCGAAGATCGTGCAGAACAACGGCCGCGACGTCTTTATCGGCGAGGGATTCGAATCGGACGAGGAGTTCAAGGACTGGCGTTTCCGCCGGATGAAGGGCCGGATGGAGGTCGAGATGAAGCAGGCTGCCGACTCCACGGCGACGGATTCCACGGCCGTGCGGCCTGTGCGCCCGCAGCCCGAAACCCCGGAAACCGCCGAGGCCGCCCGTACGGAGGAACCGTCCGGGGATTCCCTGAAAGTTCTCCCGGTAGCCCGGACAAAACCCCGGCCGGAAGAGGGGCAGGGCCGGAAAACCCTAAACTGAAAACGATGTTATCCACTGTCATCCTGATCGTCGTGATGCTGTTGCTGTCGGCCTTTTTCTCGGGGATGGAGATTGCCTTTACGAGCAAGAACCGCCTCAAGCTGGAGATCGACCGCAAGCAGAGCCGCGTGTTCGACCGGATCGCCGCGGTTTTCGCCCGCCATCCGGGGCAGTATATCACCACGATCCTCGTGGGCAACAACATCGCGCTGGTCGTCTATTCGCTTTCGATGTCGCTGCTCCTGCGTACCACTTACGGCGCGCTGGGGTGGGACCATCTGGCTCAAAGCGGCTCGGTGGTGGCCGATACCGCCATCTCGACCGTCATCATCATCTTCTGCGCGGAGTTCCTGCCCAAGTCGGTTTTTAAGAACAATCCCAACTTCTATTACCGCACGCTGGCGCCGGTAATCTATTTTTTCTACATTCTCCTTTATCCGATCGCGCGTTTCACGACGCTGCTTTCGCACGGCATCCTGCGCCTGATGGGTCGCCGCGTCGAGGAGAAGGACATCACGCCGAGTTTCGACCGCGAGGACCTCGCGGCGCTGCTCGACACGAACAATTCGGAGGCGCATTCCGAACCCGACAACGAACTGAAACTTTTCCAGAACGCACTGGATTTCGCCGATCTGCGGGTCCGGGACTGCATGGTCCCGCGTGTGGACATCGAGTCGGTGGATGTCGACGACACCACGATCGAACAGCTCACGGCGCGGTTCGTCGATTCGAAATATTCGCGCATCTTCGTCTGGCGCAAGTCGGTCGACAACATCATCGGTTATGTCAATTCGAAGAGCCTTTTCACACGTCCCGCGCAGATCGCCGACGTGATGATGGAGGTCAATTTCGTGCCCGAGACGATGCCCCTGCAGGCGATGCTGGAGAATTTCATCAAACACCGGTCGAACATCGCCGTCGTGATCGACGAGTTCGGCGGCACGGCCGGCGTCATCTCGCTGGAGGATGTGCTGGAGCAGATTTTCGGCGAGATCGAGGACGAACACGACATCCCGGATCTCACGGAGAAACAGGTCGGCCCCGACGAATATGTGCTTTCGTGCCGTCTGGAGGTGAAGTATCTCAATGAAAAATACAACCTTGGCATCGAGGAGAGCAAGGAGTACGACACGCTGGCCGGACTGATCATCTTCAACTACGAGGGCATCCCCACCGCCGGTGAGACGGTTTTCATCGGCGGCCTGCAACTCCGGATTCTCCGCACGACGCGTTCGCGCATCGAACTGGCGCGGGTGAAAAAATTATAGCGGCAGCCGCAGCGAGGGGCGGGTCCGGCTTGTAAACACGGCAGTGCACCGGGAGTATATTTTTATTTTTATTCTGTTATTTTTACAATTAATTTTACTACCTTTGGCTGATAATTCGAAACAAACGAATAATTAACAATTTATATGGCAAGTTTAAACACTTTACGAACCAAGTTCGGCATCGTGCTTTCGATCATTATCGCACTGGCCCTCTTGGCATTCATCCTCTCTCTGAAGACCGAAATGGGATTTTCGGGTAACGATCCCCGTGTCGGTGTGATCGACGGCAAGAAGATCAACTATTCGGAGTACTACGACCAGTACGAGCAGATCAAGCAGCAGAACAACGTGCAGGAAAGCGACGAGCAGCAGTCGGCCATGCTGGCCAATGCCGCTTGGCAGACGCTGATCGCCAAGCATGTGCTGACGCCCGGTTTCGACCGGATGGGTCTTCGCGTCACGGAGCCCGAGCGTCTGGCGATGATCAGCGGGCAGACGCCTTCGCAGGCCTTCTACAACGCCTTTGCCGATCCCCGCACGGGTCAGTACGACGTGGCTGCCATCAGCCAGTTCCTCGCTCATGCCGAGACCAATCCTCAGGCTGCGGACGCTTGGACGCAGATCAACGAGCAGGCACGTCTCGAGCGCGAAGTGCAGAAATACCTCGGTCTGGTGAAGGGCGGCGTCTACGTCAATTCGCTGGAGGTTGCCGAGGGTGTCAAGGCTGCCAACAACACCTTTGCGGGCAAATGGGCCGGCAAGAAATATTCGGCTGTTCCCGATTCGCTCTTCAAAGTGTCGTCGAGCGACCTGAAAGCCTATT is a window encoding:
- a CDS encoding OmpP1/FadL family transporter; translated protein: MQVKNTLIKLIVAAVAIVPAAVAAQTSSINAFSPYTMYGIGEQNTPGTLSMRSMGGAGVAMRMPGTLNLLNPAAYSAAPQKTFLFNFGLEGQNYYNSQKVAGESKRTAYNTFNFHDIAFQMPLAKKLGLGFSLTPYSSVGYRTKYYHEYDPNDPVYGNVGNIQYNYQGEGDVTEVKLGIGWEVFKNFSIGVAAQYYWGDIDRTFVMTPTAIVGEGTFTSTVGTDNYSISSIKGQVGVQWAAIQNRKRILTVGAAYDFGGDLNPEVTKQLYIGDLYNTIVKGDTTHLKLVLPSQLAAGLTYQTEKWVISADYVYQNWGGRNKGYEMTGVSGKGDEKTSYKVAYTNTSTFKVGVEYTPNRYDIRHFLKRWSYRAGFRYGSYNQTFNGDRLAQYAVTAGIGIPVKLWAVSGIDVGVEYGRRGYNVADRLGLVRQQYFKFAVGFTLFAGQENGEYWFMRPKYE
- a CDS encoding tetratricopeptide repeat protein, producing the protein MKNVKFLLSAVCALFAVAAMAQQDFSDPKYAAWGDTPEERQQNILNSNFLKESCDNKDYNAAAHYLKELLDKCPKASENTFVRGTTLYKNKINRAKSLDEKNMYIDSLMLIYDLRNEYFGDHPKRGTAYILDRKAREYLIYKPADRKGIREAFRAALEAGGESTDPETVVAYFSNLCDDYKNTDEVMPDEIIAEYDRLTPFFEKNPEAAEYKSQFDAAFGLSGAASCENLEKLFRSKLEANPDDEALLAQAVGLMSRAKCDGDYYFSIAEKYYQVKPSSETAMFLAQAFQNKKDFTKAKTYLNEALEVEKDPAERQKLLVRIALVGLVSNDIPGAAAAARQARDLNPEDGVPYFVLAQCYASSAAACGGFTGQATYWAAYDTMAKAVELLPSDSEYLEHAKTSMSAFRSRFPSSEECFFNELQEGARYTVNCGTAAGISTTVRTR
- the lptC gene encoding LPS export ABC transporter periplasmic protein LptC, encoding MGKRTARYLRVALSVAGSAILLFSCGEPDAAASGSAETMMTEYSENLSVVMSQNGRRSYHFLTPLLEGYSQAREPYREFRKGVKITTYKNDSLSEVDAVLTANYAIYYTDRELWEAKGNVVVEKSDGKTLYTQQLFWNSRTKKIYSNVDSKIVQNNGRDVFIGEGFESDEEFKDWRFRRMKGRMEVEMKQAADSTATDSTAVRPVRPQPETPETAEAARTEEPSGDSLKVLPVARTKPRPEEGQGRKTLN
- a CDS encoding hemolysin family protein; translation: MLSTVILIVVMLLLSAFFSGMEIAFTSKNRLKLEIDRKQSRVFDRIAAVFARHPGQYITTILVGNNIALVVYSLSMSLLLRTTYGALGWDHLAQSGSVVADTAISTVIIIFCAEFLPKSVFKNNPNFYYRTLAPVIYFFYILLYPIARFTTLLSHGILRLMGRRVEEKDITPSFDREDLAALLDTNNSEAHSEPDNELKLFQNALDFADLRVRDCMVPRVDIESVDVDDTTIEQLTARFVDSKYSRIFVWRKSVDNIIGYVNSKSLFTRPAQIADVMMEVNFVPETMPLQAMLENFIKHRSNIAVVIDEFGGTAGVISLEDVLEQIFGEIEDEHDIPDLTEKQVGPDEYVLSCRLEVKYLNEKYNLGIEESKEYDTLAGLIIFNYEGIPTAGETVFIGGLQLRILRTTRSRIELARVKKL